In one window of Pseudomonas putida DNA:
- a CDS encoding LysR family transcriptional regulator, translating to METSLSTAGNLPEKTRIRAPLALSGQDFKLLKVFKAVVEAGGFSAAQNELNVGLAAISKQISDLEIRIGMRLCSRGREGFSLTEEGQVVYQASIELFNSVDNFRDRISSAQNELIGELGVGAIDNTLSDRGSPLIAAIRQISSDHPKVRVRLNVAQLDEVERGVIEGRFIAGIVPLYQRREEFDYFEMYQEASALYCGEGHPLFARSDADIPLDSLREHNFVHHRYAMHTAKWQFFEQENNQTSATQVEAVAMLLLTGNFIGFLPCHFAQSLVSQGRLRAIHPEMVRFHTPFCLILRHNTPRSPLVKTFAQAMGVDLRLPGT from the coding sequence ATGGAAACCTCACTTTCCACTGCGGGAAACCTGCCGGAAAAAACCCGCATTCGTGCGCCACTGGCCTTGAGTGGCCAGGACTTCAAACTGCTCAAGGTGTTCAAGGCAGTGGTCGAGGCAGGAGGCTTCAGCGCGGCGCAGAACGAATTGAACGTGGGCCTGGCAGCGATCAGCAAGCAGATTTCCGATCTGGAAATCCGTATCGGCATGCGGTTGTGCAGCCGCGGGCGCGAAGGTTTCAGCCTGACCGAAGAAGGGCAGGTGGTGTACCAGGCCTCGATCGAGCTGTTCAACTCGGTCGACAACTTCCGCGACCGCATCAGCAGTGCCCAGAACGAGCTGATCGGCGAACTGGGCGTGGGCGCCATCGACAACACCCTGTCCGATCGCGGCTCGCCGCTGATCGCTGCGATCCGGCAAATTTCCAGCGATCACCCGAAGGTGCGTGTCCGCCTGAACGTGGCACAGCTGGACGAGGTGGAGCGCGGCGTCATCGAAGGTCGCTTCATTGCCGGCATTGTCCCGCTGTACCAGCGCCGGGAAGAGTTCGACTACTTCGAGATGTACCAGGAAGCCTCGGCGTTGTATTGCGGCGAAGGCCATCCATTGTTCGCTCGAAGCGATGCGGACATCCCCCTCGACAGCCTGCGCGAACACAACTTCGTGCACCATCGCTATGCCATGCACACGGCCAAATGGCAGTTCTTCGAACAGGAGAACAACCAGACGTCGGCCACCCAGGTCGAGGCGGTGGCCATGCTGCTGCTCACGGGCAACTTCATCGGTTTTCTGCCCTGTCACTTTGCGCAATCGCTGGTCAGCCAGGGCCGCTTGCGTGCGATCCATCCAGAGATGGTGCGTTTTCATACACCGTTTTGCCTGATCCTGCGGCACAACACCCCACGCAGCCCACTGGTGAAAACCTTCGCCCAGGCCATGGGGGTGGATCTGCGTTTGCCCGGCACTTGA
- a CDS encoding NEL-type E3 ubiquitin ligase domain-containing protein, with protein sequence MSTQPLPDETIDTLIASRLPDWLSAAKPEQLDGLHRALRAQQRTQHAVRALLGQIQPLDEFAAPLLSEALDKRVQPSLDVRRSMLRREVQIRFPSGVGWVPDGIVTRSFENSLLASALHNFDRAETSKVAWQAASAVVDAQGNRLALQPRAFAGLCRSLDLGGLYQQHLKGVLFGNDAVRRNNEALLERGWREGLEAAAWLARLKGDIDEHMLAELQKVCAATPQSATLTALDMRLLGRKIQGVVVFQMPAKEGADAQLAQLIAWIPDDPQGVLSVHRSWSELFKALGKRFRKADYWSFFQRFVSVKDRVHFAQVLKRLLAEGGPQDTIELDGRWQSVGGALFAHLRQVQVDTLLDDAKVLAVPTSLVDSAERDRRLHWLKGLGLDILGIASFFVPELGLPLLAITAEQLTEEVYEGYRDWELGDREAALGHLVAVAQNVAMLGLTVGASKVLERVAQVDELAPIQNADGELRLARADLPGYATQELALAPGERAIHDGHAYQGVEEMTYRLGADPDVAAVAHPNRPEAPTIALEDNGAGGVRHALESAQRWQGEGVLIRRLGRGLRQVSDDMAGPLLRSIGMDESQLRRLHLENAPAPARLYDAAQRYQLHASFPKLRGAAFEAHVQEQQATPVPAAQPLHRDFPSLTTRAGQELLDQANADQLQQLLEQGRVPLGLAERARWQLRDARLDRACAGFEQAAAVVQDTEQLTLGLLQAWSPWDSSVRVEVRDGQFDGQVLAQVGDSLASQTRRMIKTAKGYLAVDAQGTPMPGAYATDDLFQALLWHLDAPQRLQLGEAASSARHLASALAERAFAQREQAARLIGMAPIGTGLRPPQRLGDGRIGYPLSGRPEGSRLALLRGYQQVFPTLSDVEVETYLETVRQRGEGLWDHLRNLQQLMIRLNQSLGTWRREATRVPMLERRRLVARRIRHCWRRKRAEQDGQYRLIIDSERLDSLPVLPEGVTFEHVTQLTLRRLNLPTIDADFLSRFANLRSLDLRDNLIDRIPDGLQVLTQLTELRLAGNQIVIDEAGMARLSVLTQLRTLDLAHNPIGRLPPLGPLENLQRLSLRGTGLAELPVEVYMHPQLEDIDLRDNNINDMSPSLARSRRRLAGLSLHDNPLPEATQAALRTTMGEDAAVALPLRRHVPGGQESLELWLAGSTDVERTVRERQWTGLLHEPGSSDLMRFLHDLGRSRDYALQGLDLRRRVWQVIDACVQNSEVREAIFQQAAGPRTCSDQMLLIFSLLEVRALVATRTAGLAPAAVGPALTQLGRELYRLDEVDRIAAQHIQQARATNPYGLLDEVEVHLAYRAGLVRPLGLPAQSRYMYHRMFSDVGDTQLRVASTAILQAETDTRIAESLVQRSFWQDYLRNTQPDAFETLNQPYHDRLETLMAEVESAPEQSVLENIEALAEERSAAEHELVLAFTLSMLDAHPWVKG encoded by the coding sequence ATGTCGACCCAACCCCTTCCCGATGAAACGATCGATACACTGATCGCCAGCCGTCTGCCCGATTGGTTGAGCGCAGCCAAGCCCGAACAACTGGATGGACTGCACCGGGCGTTGCGCGCCCAGCAGCGTACGCAGCATGCGGTGCGCGCCCTGCTTGGGCAGATCCAACCGCTGGACGAATTCGCCGCGCCCTTGCTCAGCGAAGCGTTGGACAAACGGGTGCAACCCTCGTTGGATGTGCGTCGCAGCATGCTGCGGCGCGAAGTCCAGATCCGCTTCCCGTCAGGCGTCGGCTGGGTCCCGGATGGCATCGTCACTCGCAGTTTCGAAAACAGTCTGCTGGCCTCGGCACTGCATAATTTCGATCGTGCCGAAACATCGAAGGTCGCCTGGCAGGCAGCGTCGGCAGTGGTCGATGCGCAAGGCAACAGGCTTGCCCTGCAGCCCCGGGCCTTTGCGGGCCTGTGTCGCTCCCTGGATCTGGGGGGGCTTTACCAGCAGCATCTCAAGGGCGTGCTGTTTGGCAACGATGCCGTACGCCGAAACAATGAAGCCTTGCTCGAGCGGGGCTGGCGAGAGGGACTGGAGGCTGCAGCGTGGCTGGCGCGGCTCAAGGGCGATATCGACGAGCACATGCTGGCGGAGCTGCAAAAGGTCTGCGCTGCGACGCCCCAGTCAGCCACGTTGACGGCACTGGACATGCGCCTGCTGGGCCGCAAGATCCAGGGGGTGGTGGTGTTCCAGATGCCCGCAAAAGAGGGCGCAGATGCTCAGCTTGCGCAGTTGATTGCCTGGATACCGGACGATCCGCAGGGCGTACTGAGTGTCCACCGCTCCTGGTCCGAGCTGTTCAAAGCGTTGGGCAAGCGTTTTCGTAAGGCTGATTACTGGTCGTTCTTCCAGCGCTTCGTCAGCGTAAAGGACCGCGTGCATTTTGCTCAGGTGCTGAAACGGTTGCTGGCCGAAGGCGGCCCGCAGGATACCATCGAGCTGGATGGTCGGTGGCAGTCTGTCGGCGGCGCGCTGTTCGCCCACCTGCGCCAGGTGCAGGTCGATACCCTGCTGGACGATGCAAAGGTGCTGGCCGTGCCGACCAGCCTGGTCGACAGCGCTGAGCGTGATCGTCGCCTGCACTGGCTCAAGGGCCTGGGTCTCGACATTCTGGGCATTGCCAGCTTCTTCGTTCCAGAACTTGGCTTGCCACTGCTGGCGATCACCGCCGAGCAGCTGACCGAAGAAGTGTATGAGGGCTACCGTGACTGGGAGCTCGGTGATCGCGAGGCTGCGCTTGGCCATCTGGTGGCCGTGGCGCAGAACGTTGCGATGCTCGGCCTCACGGTCGGCGCCAGCAAGGTGCTTGAGCGCGTAGCGCAGGTCGACGAGCTGGCACCCATACAGAATGCCGATGGTGAACTGCGCCTGGCGCGTGCCGATCTTCCGGGTTATGCCACGCAAGAGTTGGCGCTGGCGCCCGGTGAGCGTGCAATCCACGACGGACACGCGTATCAAGGGGTCGAGGAGATGACCTACCGGTTGGGCGCCGACCCGGATGTAGCCGCAGTGGCGCATCCGAACCGGCCCGAGGCGCCGACCATCGCACTTGAGGACAACGGCGCCGGTGGCGTGCGTCATGCCCTGGAGTCTGCCCAACGATGGCAGGGGGAAGGCGTGCTGATACGCCGCCTGGGCAGAGGGTTGCGTCAGGTGAGTGACGATATGGCCGGCCCGCTGCTGCGCAGCATTGGCATGGATGAGTCGCAGCTACGGCGCCTGCACCTTGAAAATGCACCTGCGCCAGCGCGCCTGTACGATGCGGCGCAGCGTTATCAGTTGCACGCCAGCTTCCCCAAATTGCGTGGCGCCGCCTTCGAAGCTCACGTCCAGGAGCAGCAGGCCACACCCGTCCCGGCAGCGCAGCCCTTGCACCGTGATTTTCCCTCCCTCACGACGCGTGCTGGCCAGGAGCTACTCGACCAGGCCAATGCTGACCAGCTCCAGCAACTGCTGGAGCAAGGGCGGGTGCCACTGGGGTTGGCCGAGCGTGCGCGATGGCAGTTGCGTGACGCCCGTCTTGATCGGGCCTGTGCAGGTTTCGAGCAGGCCGCCGCGGTGGTTCAGGATACCGAACAACTGACGTTGGGACTGTTGCAGGCCTGGTCGCCCTGGGACAGCTCTGTACGTGTCGAGGTGCGTGACGGACAGTTCGACGGCCAGGTGCTGGCACAGGTAGGCGATTCGCTTGCCAGCCAGACGCGTCGAATGATCAAGACCGCGAAAGGCTATCTGGCAGTCGATGCGCAAGGGACGCCCATGCCGGGTGCCTACGCCACGGACGATCTGTTCCAGGCCCTGCTGTGGCATCTGGATGCCCCACAACGCCTGCAGTTGGGCGAGGCGGCCAGTTCTGCCCGGCACCTGGCCAGTGCCCTGGCCGAGCGCGCCTTTGCCCAGCGCGAGCAAGCGGCCCGCCTCATTGGCATGGCGCCCATCGGTACAGGGCTGCGCCCTCCACAACGTTTGGGCGACGGACGCATCGGTTACCCGTTGAGCGGCCGGCCCGAAGGGTCACGTCTTGCGCTGCTGCGCGGCTACCAGCAAGTCTTTCCAACCCTGTCGGACGTCGAGGTGGAAACCTACCTGGAGACTGTGCGTCAACGCGGCGAGGGCCTGTGGGATCACCTGCGCAACCTGCAACAGCTAATGATTCGCCTCAACCAAAGCCTGGGCACCTGGCGTCGCGAGGCAACCCGCGTGCCCATGCTCGAGCGGCGTCGCCTGGTCGCCCGGCGCATCCGCCATTGCTGGCGGCGCAAGCGTGCCGAGCAGGATGGCCAATACCGGCTGATCATCGACAGCGAACGGCTCGACAGCCTGCCCGTACTCCCCGAGGGCGTGACGTTCGAGCATGTCACCCAACTGACGTTGCGCCGCTTGAACCTGCCGACAATCGACGCAGATTTTCTCTCGCGCTTTGCCAACCTGCGCAGCCTCGATCTGCGTGACAACCTGATCGACCGTATCCCTGACGGGCTGCAGGTGCTGACGCAGCTCACCGAACTGCGCCTGGCCGGCAACCAGATCGTCATCGACGAAGCCGGCATGGCCAGGCTGAGCGTGTTGACACAACTGCGTACCCTGGACCTTGCGCACAACCCCATCGGTCGACTGCCGCCGCTTGGCCCCCTGGAGAACCTGCAGCGTCTGTCATTGCGTGGTACTGGTCTGGCCGAGCTGCCTGTCGAGGTGTACATGCATCCGCAGCTCGAGGATATCGACCTGCGCGACAACAATATCAACGACATGAGCCCGTCCCTTGCCCGTTCGCGTCGTCGCCTGGCAGGCCTGAGCCTGCATGACAATCCGTTGCCGGAAGCCACGCAGGCCGCACTGCGTACCACGATGGGAGAGGATGCTGCGGTGGCCTTGCCCCTGCGTCGACATGTCCCGGGAGGGCAGGAGTCGCTCGAACTCTGGCTGGCAGGCTCCACCGATGTGGAGAGAACGGTGCGAGAGCGCCAATGGACGGGACTGTTGCATGAACCGGGCAGCAGTGACCTGATGCGCTTTCTTCATGATCTTGGCCGTTCCCGTGACTACGCACTGCAGGGATTGGACCTGCGGCGCAGGGTCTGGCAGGTGATCGACGCCTGCGTACAGAACAGCGAGGTTCGCGAGGCGATTTTCCAGCAGGCTGCCGGGCCACGAACCTGCTCGGACCAGATGCTGCTGATTTTCAGCCTGCTGGAAGTCCGCGCGCTGGTCGCCACACGCACTGCCGGGCTGGCCCCCGCTGCGGTCGGCCCCGCATTGACGCAATTGGGCCGCGAGCTGTATCGGCTGGACGAGGTCGACAGAATCGCCGCCCAGCACATTCAACAGGCGCGTGCCACCAACCCCTATGGTTTGCTCGACGAGGTAGAGGTGCATCTCGCATACCGGGCCGGGCTGGTCAGGCCGCTCGGGCTGCCGGCCCAGTCACGCTACATGTACCACCGGATGTTCTCTGATGTAGGGGACACACAACTGCGTGTGGCCAGCACGGCGATTCTGCAGGCGGAAACCGATACTCGCATTGCCGAATCCTTGGTACAGCGAAGCTTCTGGCAGGACTATCTGCGCAACACGCAGCCCGACGCATTCGAAACGCTCAACCAGCCCTACCATGATCGCCTCGAAACACTGATGGCCGAGGTCGAGTCCGCGCCAGAGCAGAGTGTGCTGGAAAATATCGAGGCGTTGGCCGAGGAGCGCAGTGCTGCCGAGCACGAGTTGGTCCTGGCGTTCACCCTGAGCATGCTGGACGCGCATCCGTGGGTTAAAGGCTAA